From Paenibacillus polymyxa, the proteins below share one genomic window:
- a CDS encoding S-layer homology domain-containing protein, protein MSSKPNKWLITLALAALVAPTALQTIASAASDASNGAALASLPFKDINNVASKQKTSILQAIEAGLLRGDPSGSYRPTDLLTRQEMAVLLTQALQLSISKAATSSFADVDSKSWSSPYIEAVHRAGLMNGDDGNKFRPKAVVTREEAAVLLMRAAGLPITADATESAKLTDWNRVSPWARPYVNTALQSGSMETDQSAFKPKSSVQRQDIAQYMMSTFFPKDHVVQLQKVEDGKAWINGIEYKLSDSVKGILQTSNQEILKGADIQFVASQRIIESITKLVIHASGQAPVGQASEFSGNLVLDGHNSTIDGDLTIDGDYISVMNLNVKNSFTVTSSLGHDFYASKFTVQGKTYIQGGDQNTVLFDASELKDVEVSKQDVHVVIQGNSTVDQMTLTSNATIENDSSSTIQHLNVLAGAQQVELQGTIQQMSVNSDQSVALTGKASINTLAVNSSTPVSLEVAGTISNLQVNNSAANISVSSSSQVTNTSFAAGVSSSTVSGVTTTSSGSSRSTVVTNTAPKLVTKYDDQAVTVGDSELQIDLLGHFTDEEQSELKYTAVSSSTKISTVRVEGTNLFIKAVGKGTATITIAADDQAGKKAGTNFKVRVNESPVSSGIPDQSKQLGSGDVNLSLGSFFTDSENDPMTYEVAIDDPSIATFTLTGDQLVLTPATVGHAQVTVKASDGRGGSASQSFQLAVTAVPNQNPVVNQKPGNQTLTVGDADYILDLSPVFLDPDSNPLTISAESLDPSIATVSVNGNQATVHAVSSGTANIQLKAANGLGGEVKTNFDITVNEPPASLGIPDQTKQINSGDIQLSLNNFFTDHEQDTLSYSIDISDSSVATAVLNGDTLTITPLKIGSTAVSVKASDGHGGSTSKSFQMEVTAVPNQKPVIDQKPDNQTLILGNADYILDLSSVFHDPDGDPVDVSVESSNSSVAAVSVNGNQVTVHAISSGTATIQLKAEDGRGGEVTTDFDVTVNESPVSSGIPDQIKEINTGDIQLSLNDFFSSPDSDILTYDVSVSDSTVVTADVYGDMLTLTPLTIGSTLVSIKATGDRGGQVIETFKATVTAGTPENQNPVETKPADQSLTVGGEVYSLDLGSVFTDPDGDTLTFKATSSDPSVASAEIAGAQLKIQALSAGTTSIEITAMDGRGGETSTSFQVSVQSSGLPNPSSNQPPQVDAVIYEQVLTAEVTNARSYDLSQLFSDADGDALTFTSTVESSGMVNAEVNGSTLTLTPGNQAGSTKVTITADDGHGGKATYNFQVTNAPLATNGIIQIRTKQGVKDPITYDMSTVFPGETSFKVYSGTADSTFTGPTPLNGTVWTWNGGVFQYFWVIGANGSATVFQVISNPQGPEELYFSQYLSLDKTRTAIELFYNPVGDTSKPIENAGYSLEIHQYNLATNTPKVWSQPINSFYKGMPYIYIDSIFYDFFDIVPVAYYNEEMMLSESDKNVTTGYVLKKNGVTIDVLGDPDGKTQFMLNNGTIIRKSGIKSGSSSYNLPGEWNSYPNGTLQYFGHHTP, encoded by the coding sequence ATGAGTTCTAAACCTAATAAATGGCTGATTACATTAGCTTTGGCTGCACTTGTTGCTCCAACAGCCTTGCAGACGATTGCATCTGCTGCCAGTGATGCATCAAACGGAGCAGCTCTGGCCAGCCTGCCTTTTAAAGACATCAATAATGTTGCTTCTAAGCAAAAGACAAGCATCCTCCAAGCCATTGAAGCTGGGCTTCTGCGTGGAGACCCATCCGGATCTTATCGGCCAACGGATTTGTTGACTCGTCAAGAAATGGCGGTTCTATTAACTCAAGCTCTGCAACTCTCTATTTCTAAAGCAGCAACCAGTAGCTTTGCGGATGTAGACTCGAAAAGTTGGTCGAGTCCCTATATTGAGGCTGTACACCGTGCAGGACTCATGAATGGAGACGACGGTAACAAATTCAGACCCAAAGCGGTAGTGACCAGAGAGGAGGCGGCAGTACTGCTTATGCGGGCCGCCGGGCTTCCTATCACAGCTGACGCCACGGAGTCTGCTAAACTTACTGATTGGAATCGGGTTAGCCCGTGGGCACGGCCTTACGTAAATACGGCTTTACAGTCGGGTTCCATGGAGACGGATCAATCCGCTTTCAAACCTAAATCGTCTGTTCAACGTCAAGATATAGCCCAGTATATGATGTCTACCTTTTTCCCTAAGGACCATGTTGTCCAACTCCAAAAAGTGGAGGATGGAAAGGCTTGGATTAACGGGATTGAATATAAACTTTCGGATTCAGTTAAAGGAATCTTGCAAACCTCTAACCAGGAGATTCTCAAAGGAGCAGATATTCAATTTGTAGCATCACAGCGGATCATCGAATCGATCACCAAACTAGTCATCCATGCGAGCGGGCAAGCCCCGGTAGGGCAAGCTTCCGAATTCAGTGGTAATCTTGTATTAGATGGTCATAACTCTACGATTGACGGAGACTTAACTATTGACGGTGATTACATTTCAGTTATGAATTTGAATGTCAAAAATAGCTTTACAGTTACGTCAAGCCTTGGACATGATTTCTATGCCTCTAAATTTACGGTACAAGGAAAAACATATATTCAGGGTGGTGACCAGAACACCGTATTATTTGATGCATCTGAGCTGAAGGATGTCGAGGTCTCCAAACAGGATGTCCACGTTGTCATTCAAGGAAATTCGACGGTGGATCAAATGACATTGACTTCCAATGCAACGATTGAAAATGATTCATCCTCAACGATACAGCATTTGAATGTTCTTGCCGGTGCCCAGCAGGTAGAGTTGCAGGGGACTATTCAGCAAATGTCGGTCAACAGCGATCAGTCCGTAGCTCTGACAGGCAAGGCCTCCATTAATACATTGGCTGTGAACAGTTCCACCCCGGTCAGTCTGGAGGTAGCTGGAACCATTTCAAATTTACAAGTAAATAACTCTGCAGCAAATATTAGTGTAAGCTCCTCCAGCCAAGTCACGAATACTTCATTTGCAGCAGGTGTGTCCTCTTCGACGGTATCAGGAGTCACTACAACTTCTTCTGGTAGCTCGCGTTCTACGGTTGTTACCAATACAGCGCCGAAGTTAGTGACCAAATATGACGATCAGGCCGTAACGGTGGGCGATTCTGAACTTCAAATTGACTTGCTTGGTCATTTTACGGACGAGGAGCAGTCCGAGCTCAAATATACGGCAGTGTCGTCTAGTACAAAAATCAGTACAGTTCGAGTAGAGGGAACAAATCTATTTATTAAGGCTGTTGGCAAAGGGACTGCAACCATTACGATTGCCGCCGATGACCAGGCCGGGAAAAAAGCGGGAACGAATTTCAAAGTTCGTGTCAATGAATCTCCTGTTTCATCGGGTATCCCTGATCAAAGCAAGCAGTTGGGGAGCGGCGACGTAAACTTATCTTTGGGATCGTTTTTTACGGATTCTGAAAATGATCCCATGACCTATGAGGTTGCGATCGATGATCCTTCCATTGCCACCTTTACCCTGACTGGTGATCAATTGGTATTAACTCCGGCAACTGTAGGACATGCCCAAGTTACCGTCAAGGCATCCGATGGTCGTGGAGGCAGCGCAAGCCAGTCGTTTCAATTGGCGGTAACTGCAGTACCTAATCAAAATCCGGTTGTAAATCAGAAGCCAGGCAACCAAACGCTTACTGTTGGCGATGCGGACTACATCCTGGATTTATCCCCGGTATTTCTTGATCCAGATAGCAACCCGCTAACCATCTCGGCAGAATCCTTGGATCCATCCATTGCGACGGTCTCTGTTAACGGAAACCAGGCTACGGTTCATGCGGTTTCCTCAGGAACAGCAAACATCCAGCTAAAAGCGGCAAATGGCCTTGGAGGCGAGGTTAAGACCAATTTTGATATTACCGTTAATGAACCTCCGGCATCCTTGGGAATTCCGGATCAAACGAAACAAATCAATTCAGGCGACATTCAATTATCTTTAAACAACTTCTTTACCGACCATGAGCAGGATACGTTATCATACAGCATTGATATTTCCGATTCTTCGGTTGCGACTGCAGTGTTGAATGGGGACACGCTTACCATTACACCATTAAAGATTGGCAGCACAGCAGTATCCGTTAAAGCATCTGATGGCCATGGAGGCAGCACAAGCAAGTCATTCCAAATGGAAGTAACCGCTGTTCCTAACCAAAAACCGGTTATAGATCAGAAGCCTGATAATCAGACACTGATTTTAGGCAATGCAGATTATATCCTGGATTTATCTTCTGTATTCCACGATCCCGATGGCGATCCAGTGGATGTTTCGGTAGAATCGTCGAATTCATCAGTTGCTGCTGTATCCGTTAACGGAAACCAAGTCACCGTCCATGCAATTTCTTCAGGAACAGCAACGATTCAGCTTAAAGCAGAAGATGGTCGCGGGGGCGAGGTCACTACTGATTTTGATGTTACTGTCAATGAATCCCCAGTTTCGTCAGGGATTCCGGACCAGATAAAAGAAATAAATACAGGCGATATTCAATTGTCCTTAAACGATTTCTTTTCCAGTCCTGATAGCGATATTTTAACTTACGATGTTAGTGTTTCTGACTCGACTGTTGTGACGGCTGACGTTTATGGGGATATGCTCACTCTTACACCGTTAACGATCGGTAGCACATTAGTATCGATCAAAGCAACAGGTGACCGGGGAGGGCAAGTGATCGAAACTTTTAAAGCCACCGTCACAGCTGGAACTCCGGAGAATCAGAATCCAGTAGAAACTAAACCTGCCGACCAGTCGCTTACTGTAGGTGGTGAGGTTTACTCACTCGATTTAGGTTCCGTTTTTACTGATCCTGATGGGGATACGTTGACCTTTAAGGCAACCTCTTCCGATCCGTCCGTTGCTTCGGCGGAAATCGCTGGAGCTCAATTGAAAATTCAGGCACTAAGTGCAGGAACGACGAGCATAGAAATCACAGCTATGGATGGTCGTGGAGGGGAAACCTCAACCAGCTTCCAGGTCAGCGTCCAATCATCCGGCTTGCCTAACCCGTCTTCTAATCAGCCGCCTCAAGTAGATGCGGTCATTTATGAACAAGTGTTGACTGCAGAAGTTACGAATGCAAGAAGCTACGACTTATCTCAATTGTTCAGTGATGCTGACGGGGACGCCCTGACGTTTACTTCTACTGTTGAATCAAGCGGTATGGTAAATGCAGAGGTTAACGGATCAACGCTGACTCTTACTCCAGGTAATCAGGCAGGAAGTACCAAGGTAACAATTACTGCGGATGATGGGCATGGCGGAAAAGCCACCTATAATTTTCAGGTAACGAATGCCCCTCTTGCAACGAATGGAATTATTCAAATCCGGACTAAGCAAGGGGTCAAAGATCCGATTACTTATGACATGTCAACAGTGTTCCCAGGTGAAACTTCATTTAAAGTCTATTCGGGTACGGCAGATTCTACCTTTACTGGACCAACCCCTCTTAATGGGACGGTTTGGACGTGGAACGGGGGTGTTTTTCAATACTTCTGGGTAATCGGAGCAAACGGATCTGCTACTGTATTTCAAGTGATCTCAAACCCTCAAGGACCGGAGGAACTGTATTTTTCTCAGTATCTATCCTTGGATAAAACCCGTACTGCCATTGAGCTGTTTTACAATCCGGTAGGAGATACTTCTAAGCCTATAGAAAATGCAGGATACTCACTTGAGATTCATCAATACAATTTAGCTACAAATACTCCTAAAGTGTGGAGCCAGCCTATTAATTCGTTTTACAAAGGCATGCCTTATATATATATCGATTCCATCTTTTATGACTTTTTCGACATTGTTCCTGTGGCCTATTATAATGAAGAAATGATGTTATCAGAATCAGATAAAAATGTAACGACAGGCTATGTCCTGAAAAAGAACGGTGTAACGATCGATGTCTTAGGTGATCCTGACGGCAAAACGCAATTTATGCTGAATAATGGGACTATTATCCGAAAATCGGGGATTAAGTCCGGTTCCTCCTCTTATAACCTTCCAGGAGAGTGGAACTCTTATCCCAATGGAACGCTCCAATATTTTGGCCATCATACTCCATAA
- a CDS encoding type B 50S ribosomal protein L31, whose product MKKDIHPTLNKVIFLDPSCGFSFLSASTKYSQETMEWEDGNTYPVIRVDTSSASHPFFTGKQRNVDIGGRVDRFNKKYNLK is encoded by the coding sequence ATGAAAAAAGATATTCATCCAACATTGAATAAAGTTATCTTTTTAGACCCTAGCTGTGGATTCTCTTTCCTGAGTGCTTCCACTAAGTATTCGCAAGAAACGATGGAATGGGAAGATGGCAACACATACCCAGTTATCCGTGTAGATACTAGCTCCGCTTCCCACCCGTTCTTCACTGGTAAACAAAGAAACGTGGATATCGGTGGACGTGTGGATCGCTTTAACAAAAAATACAACCTTAAGTAA
- a CDS encoding Ig-like domain-containing protein has protein sequence MKVYSLKWAAALVALQATFGTSAYAATPADNLFSDTSYVTSDKMAAIQEAVRQGLLSGDPQGTFRPAATLTRQELAVLLVRALKLDPVSSSSTFKDVQSKQFAAPYIEAAQKAGFLSGDGLGNFRPNDPVTREELAAVFVRAVGGVNAEGGSSILPKDQFLVSQWAAGSVDTALRLGLIDIHDSKLNPTGEVKREDIAPFLLDIFKTQEQTATINSIDGDIVTIDNVPYLIEGKLKELIGNSNKDALKGAILKFNSRNRNVDGLQQLEIVQKDVVLNTDGLPESSLLRISGDGVQIKGDIQGVIELNDGVSNIQLNGNVNHLTVNSGNGISIKGTGTIAELQVANTNAKVTLNPNFKVETIKLPKDASVSQVIQNYNEVQKQIGQIQLTDGTFQEPTTVTSSSVTFSSGGGSSTKSVTNHAPGVTTGFTDTTLSTADEPKKINLANSFTDADGDTLTYTAESSATNVATVAVNGSQLTLTPVSAGTTKVTVTANDGKGGTINSQFNVTITPVIPEAVNHAPTVETSISNVTTGVADGIKTLSLADVFADKDSDALTFTATSTNVGVTTVAVNGSDLKITPVNAGTTTITVTANDGNGGTVDTQFNVTITPVIPEAVNHAPTVEASISNVTTGAADGIKTVSLAGVFADEDSDALTFTATSTNVGVTTVAVNGSDLKITPVNAGTAAITVTANDGNGGTVDTQFNVTITPVIPEAVNHAPTVEASISNVTTGAADGIKTVSLAGVFADEDSDALTFTATSTNVGVTTVAVNGSDLKITPVNAGTATITVTADDGNGGTVDTQFNVTITPVIPEAVNHAPTVETSISNVTTGVADGIKTVSLAGVFADEDSDALTFTATSTDTGVATVAVNGSDLKITPVNAGTVTITVTADDGNGGTVDTNFTLTVTPLPAVNHAPVVQSAINDISTEAGAMDTTIGLASTFADEDLDLLTYSADSSNPGVATVSVTGDQLSITPLALGSATVTVTADDGKGGTVQTIFQVTVGEKKGLFFSELAWGESDSMMQIIELYNAGSEELDASKIRIERSNGGNSIEISQDAGAFIPGGATFVIGDTMYFGDAHVDYFTDMGFYNDDSAPVTLSLYYDNQLIDTAVFQPHTTIARQSGVTHGNAGHYEESEWIDEGIDYTDNIGIFSSEAP, from the coding sequence TTGAAGGTTTATTCACTTAAGTGGGCAGCCGCTCTTGTTGCTCTTCAGGCGACGTTTGGTACTTCTGCTTACGCTGCAACGCCTGCCGATAATTTGTTTTCAGATACATCCTATGTGACGAGTGATAAAATGGCAGCCATCCAAGAAGCTGTACGCCAGGGGCTTTTATCGGGAGATCCTCAAGGAACCTTTCGCCCTGCAGCAACATTAACTCGTCAGGAACTGGCAGTATTATTGGTCAGAGCTTTAAAATTGGACCCTGTTTCGAGTTCTTCTACTTTTAAAGATGTGCAAAGTAAACAATTTGCTGCGCCATATATAGAGGCCGCACAAAAAGCTGGATTTCTATCCGGGGATGGATTAGGGAATTTCCGTCCGAACGATCCTGTTACACGTGAAGAGCTGGCAGCCGTGTTTGTTCGTGCAGTTGGAGGGGTTAATGCAGAGGGCGGATCAAGCATTTTGCCCAAAGATCAGTTCTTGGTAAGCCAATGGGCGGCTGGATCGGTAGATACGGCACTTCGTCTGGGCTTAATTGACATTCATGACAGCAAGCTCAATCCCACAGGTGAAGTAAAAAGGGAGGATATTGCTCCTTTTCTCTTGGATATTTTCAAAACTCAAGAGCAAACAGCTACTATCAATAGCATTGATGGAGACATTGTAACGATCGATAATGTTCCTTATTTAATAGAAGGAAAGTTGAAAGAGTTGATCGGAAACTCCAATAAAGATGCGTTAAAAGGAGCTATATTAAAGTTTAATTCGCGCAATCGTAATGTGGACGGGCTGCAACAATTGGAGATCGTACAAAAAGATGTTGTGCTAAACACTGATGGTCTGCCGGAGAGCAGCCTGCTTCGAATTTCAGGTGATGGTGTTCAGATTAAAGGGGATATCCAAGGAGTAATCGAGCTTAATGACGGTGTTTCTAATATCCAGCTGAATGGCAACGTAAACCATCTTACTGTGAATTCTGGCAATGGTATTTCTATTAAAGGAACTGGAACAATTGCGGAGCTTCAAGTTGCCAATACGAACGCTAAAGTGACATTGAATCCGAATTTTAAAGTTGAAACGATTAAGCTGCCTAAAGATGCATCCGTTTCACAAGTTATCCAAAATTACAACGAAGTACAAAAGCAGATTGGACAAATTCAGTTGACTGACGGAACGTTTCAAGAACCGACTACAGTTACGTCGAGCAGCGTGACATTTTCCTCTGGAGGTGGAAGTTCAACAAAATCAGTGACTAACCATGCGCCAGGCGTTACTACTGGGTTTACTGACACTACGTTAAGTACAGCAGATGAGCCTAAAAAGATTAATCTGGCAAATAGTTTTACTGATGCTGATGGAGACACTCTGACTTACACAGCAGAATCTTCTGCCACGAACGTAGCGACGGTAGCAGTGAATGGAAGTCAGCTGACTCTCACACCGGTGAGTGCAGGAACAACCAAGGTCACGGTTACGGCGAACGACGGCAAGGGAGGGACCATAAACAGCCAGTTCAACGTGACGATCACGCCAGTGATCCCAGAAGCCGTAAACCATGCGCCGACAGTGGAAACGTCGATCAGCAATGTGACGACAGGAGTTGCGGACGGCATCAAGACGTTGAGCCTTGCAGATGTGTTCGCAGATAAAGATAGCGATGCGCTGACATTCACTGCAACTTCGACGAATGTGGGTGTGACTACAGTAGCGGTAAACGGAAGCGATCTGAAAATAACGCCAGTGAACGCGGGTACAACCACGATTACGGTAACGGCAAATGACGGAAACGGTGGCACGGTGGATACGCAGTTCAACGTGACGATCACACCGGTGATTCCGGAAGCTGTGAACCATGCGCCGACGGTGGAAGCTTCGATCAGCAATGTAACGACAGGAGCCGCAGACGGCATCAAGACCGTGAGCCTTGCAGGTGTGTTCGCAGATGAAGACAGCGACGCGCTGACATTCACTGCAACTTCGACGAATGTGGGTGTGACTACAGTAGCGGTAAACGGAAGCGATCTGAAAATAACGCCAGTGAACGCCGGTACAGCCGCGATTACGGTAACAGCAAATGACGGCAATGGTGGCACGGTGGATACGCAGTTCAACGTGACGATCACACCGGTGATTCCGGAAGCTGTGAACCATGCGCCGACGGTGGAAGCTTCGATCAGCAATGTAACGACAGGAGCCGCAGACGGCATCAAGACCGTGAGCCTTGCAGGTGTGTTCGCAGATGAAGACAGCGACGCGCTGACATTCACTGCAACTTCGACGAATGTGGGTGTGACTACAGTAGCGGTAAACGGAAGCGATCTGAAAATAACGCCAGTGAACGCCGGTACAGCCACGATTACGGTAACGGCAGATGACGGAAACGGTGGCACAGTGGATACACAGTTCAACGTGACGATCACACCGGTGATCCCCGAAGCCGTGAACCATGCCCCGACGGTGGAAACGTCGATCAGCAATGTAACGACAGGAGTCGCAGACGGCATCAAGACCGTGAGCCTTGCAGGTGTGTTCGCAGATGAAGACAGCGACGCGCTGACATTCACCGCAACCTCGACAGATACGGGCGTGGCGACAGTAGCGGTAAACGGAAGCGATCTGAAAATAACGCCAGTGAACGCGGGGACGGTCACGATTACGGTAACGGCAGATGACGGAAACGGCGGCACAGTGGATACGAATTTCACTCTAACGGTGACTCCTTTGCCTGCGGTTAATCATGCTCCTGTTGTTCAAAGCGCGATTAATGATATTTCTACAGAAGCGGGTGCTATGGACACAACTATCGGACTTGCTTCAACTTTTGCAGATGAAGATTTGGACTTGCTAACGTATTCTGCTGATTCATCGAACCCTGGCGTAGCAACGGTTTCCGTTACCGGTGACCAACTGAGTATTACTCCGCTTGCATTAGGAAGTGCTACAGTAACAGTCACCGCAGATGATGGGAAGGGGGGAACCGTTCAAACGATCTTCCAAGTCACTGTTGGAGAAAAAAAGGGACTTTTCTTCTCTGAGTTGGCATGGGGGGAGAGCGACTCTATGATGCAGATTATTGAGCTCTATAATGCAGGTTCTGAGGAATTGGATGCTTCAAAAATTAGAATTGAACGCAGTAACGGTGGAAATTCGATTGAAATAAGTCAAGACGCTGGTGCTTTTATTCCAGGTGGAGCTACTTTTGTGATAGGAGATACCATGTATTTTGGTGATGCACATGTAGATTACTTCACGGATATGGGATTTTATAACGATGATTCAGCACCTGTCACTTTATCGCTCTATTACGATAATCAGTTGATTGATACGGCGGTGTTTCAGCCTCATACCACTATAGCTAGACAATCCGGTGTTACCCATGGAAATGCAGGCCACTACGAGGAAAGTGAATGGATTGATGAAGGAATCGATTATACGGATAATATCGGTATCTTTAGCAGCGAGGCGCCATAA
- a CDS encoding IS1182 family transposase (programmed frameshift): protein MLRSHRDKQQSFELVSLEELVPQDHLLRKVDTYIDFSFIHEKVSPLYCADNGRPAIDPTVLFKMIFLGYFYGIRSERQLEREIQTNLAYRWFLGLGLTDKVPDHSTISWNRRTRFKDTTIFQDIFDEIVLQAISHRMVGGRVLITDSTHVKANANKHQYTKEQVLQNTKDYMDELNEAVKEDRKNHGKKPLKSREEVNEEKEIKVSKTDPDSGYMIRDDKPEGFFYLDHRTVDMKYNVITDVHVTPGNVHDSVPYLSRLDRQRERFAFQVEAVTLDSGYLTTPICRGLQSRKIFAVIAHRRFHPKQGLFPKWKFEYDAKNNVYICPAGQELAYRTTDRKGYRQYASDPAQCERCPLLSQCTQSKNHRKVVTRHVWEDSKEWVRSNRLSPSGKQLYRKRKETIERSFADAKELHGFRYCRLRGLPNVREQALMTAAVQNMKKMAIHLDRLEKQG, encoded by the exons ATGCTGCGATCTCATCGAGACAAACAACAATCCTTTGAATTGGTTTCCTTGGAAGAACTGGTGCCCCAAGATCATTTGCTTCGCAAAGTGGATACCTATATCGACTTCTCCTTTATTCATGAGAAGGTAAGCCCGCTGTATTGTGCAGACAACGGGCGTCCTGCCATTGATCCTACGGTATTGTTTAAAATGATCTTTCTCGGTTATTTCTATGGCATTCGCTCAGAACGGCAACTCGAGCGTGAAATTCAAACGAACTTGGCTTATCGTTGGTTTCTGGGGCTGGGCTTAACGGATAAAGTTCCGGACCATTCGACGATTAGTTGGAATCGTCGTACTCGCTTTAAAGACACTACGATCTTTCAAGATATCTTCGATGAAATTGTGCTGCAGGCGATCTCTCACCGAATGGTGGGCGGGCGTGTTCTCATCACCGATTCTACACACGTCAAGGCCAATGCCAACAAACATCAGTACACTAAAGAGCAAGTATTACAGAATACCAAAGACTATATGGACGAGCTGAATGAAGCGGTGAAGGAGGACCGGAAAAACCACGGAAAAAAGC CCCTAAAATCTCGAGAGGAAGTGAACGAAGAAAAAGAAATTAAAGTGAGCAAAACAGATCCGGACAGCGGCTATATGATCCGTGATGACAAGCCCGAAGGCTTCTTCTATCTGGACCACCGGACAGTGGATATGAAGTACAATGTGATTACGGATGTGCACGTGACGCCGGGGAATGTACATGATTCCGTCCCCTATTTGTCCCGTTTGGACCGCCAAAGAGAACGTTTTGCTTTTCAAGTAGAAGCTGTTACGCTAGATTCAGGTTATTTAACAACGCCGATTTGTCGAGGTTTGCAAAGCCGAAAGATTTTTGCCGTGATTGCTCACCGAAGATTTCATCCCAAACAAGGCCTGTTTCCGAAATGGAAGTTCGAATACGATGCCAAGAACAATGTATATATTTGCCCAGCAGGACAAGAATTAGCCTACCGAACGACAGACCGAAAGGGATACCGGCAGTATGCATCTGATCCGGCTCAGTGCGAGCGTTGCCCGTTGCTGAGCCAGTGTACTCAGTCTAAAAACCACCGCAAAGTGGTGACTCGGCATGTCTGGGAAGACAGCAAAGAGTGGGTACGGAGCAACCGGCTAAGCCCATCCGGGAAACAGCTGTACCGCAAACGAAAAGAGACGATTGAGCGAAGCTTCGCGGATGCCAAAGAGCTCCATGGGTTTCGCTATTGCCGTTTGCGCGGACTTCCGAACGTCAGGGAACAAGCCCTCATGACGGCAGCCGTGCAGAACATGAAGAAGATGGCGATCCACCTGGATCGCCTGGAAAAACAGGGGTGA
- the rpmG gene encoding 50S ribosomal protein L33, with product MRVIVTLACTESGDRNYTTTKNKRNHPERIEMRKYSPRLKKYTIHRETR from the coding sequence ATGCGCGTTATTGTTACCTTGGCATGCACCGAATCCGGTGATCGCAACTATACAACAACCAAGAACAAAAGAAATCATCCGGAGCGTATTGAAATGAGAAAATACTCTCCGCGTTTGAAAAAGTACACGATTCATCGTGAAACTAGATAA